A genomic region of Stenotrophomonas sp. NA06056 contains the following coding sequences:
- a CDS encoding glycosyltransferase family 2 protein, translating to MTRERLTFVIAAHNEALALPQLHPRLCAVLDGLVGIDGHILYVDDGSSDTTWSLITALAQTDPRVSALKLSRNFGKEAALTAGLDQVREGAAMILDADGQDPPELVPHFVERWREGYDNVYGTRLLRDGESWSKRATASMFYRVIGRLSRTPIPADTGDFRLLSPRALSALREMRERHRFMKGLFSWVGFRRIAVPYHRHARLAGTSKFSLWRLWNFALEGITGFSTVPLRAATYMGLATAGVAFVFAIWVIAKAAIYGDRVAGWPTMMAVILFLGGVQLIALGLIGEYLGRLYEESKQRPLYLVDAWLTPSVADSGLQPTLGGQADDVGTATVGRQIP from the coding sequence ATGACCCGCGAACGCCTTACTTTCGTCATCGCCGCGCACAACGAGGCGCTGGCGCTGCCCCAGCTGCATCCGCGGCTGTGCGCGGTACTGGATGGCCTGGTCGGAATCGATGGACACATCCTGTACGTGGATGATGGCAGCAGTGACACGACCTGGTCGTTGATCACCGCGCTTGCCCAGACCGATCCGCGGGTATCGGCACTGAAGCTGTCGCGCAATTTCGGCAAGGAGGCCGCGTTGACCGCCGGCCTGGACCAGGTGCGCGAAGGCGCGGCGATGATCCTCGATGCCGATGGCCAGGATCCGCCGGAACTGGTGCCGCACTTTGTCGAGCGCTGGCGCGAAGGCTACGACAACGTCTACGGCACCCGCCTGTTGCGCGACGGGGAGAGCTGGAGCAAGCGTGCGACCGCATCGATGTTCTACCGGGTGATAGGGCGCCTTTCGCGTACGCCCATTCCTGCCGATACCGGCGATTTCCGTTTGTTGTCACCGCGCGCGCTGAGCGCACTGCGCGAGATGCGCGAACGTCACCGGTTCATGAAGGGGCTTTTCAGCTGGGTCGGTTTCCGTCGCATTGCGGTGCCGTATCACCGGCATGCCCGCTTGGCCGGCACCAGCAAGTTCAGCCTGTGGCGGCTGTGGAATTTCGCGCTGGAAGGCATCACCGGTTTCTCGACGGTTCCGCTGCGGGCGGCGACCTACATGGGGTTGGCCACCGCGGGCGTGGCGTTCGTGTTTGCCATATGGGTGATCGCCAAGGCAGCGATTTACGGCGACCGTGTGGCGGGGTGGCCGACCATGATGGCGGTGATCCTGTTCCTGGGAGGCGTGCAGTTGATCGCGCTGGGGCTGATCGGCGAGTACCTGGGGCGCCTGTACGAGGAGTCCAAGCAGCGACCGTTGTACCTGGTTGACGCATGGCTGACTCCTTCCGTGGCAGACTCGGGACTGCAACCCACCCTGGGAGGGCAGGCAGATGACGTCGGTACGGCAACTGTTGGACGGCAAATCCCCTGA